Proteins co-encoded in one Spirosoma endbachense genomic window:
- a CDS encoding glycine--tRNA ligase, whose translation MTEVKVSPATSLQDIIAHAKEYGFVFPSSEIYDGLQAVYDYGQNGVELKNNLKTLWWKAMTQLHDNVVGIDASIFMHPLTWKASGHVDSFNDPMIDNRDSKKRYRADQLIELKAESYENAGDVERGQALRNELGRLQSAEDMDGLRSLIITEGIKDPVSGTDNWTEVRQFNLMFSTQVGSLAEDASLIYLRPETAQGIFVNFLNVQKTGRMKIPFGIAQIGKAFRNEIVARQFTFRMREFEQMEMQFFVRPGTEMEWYERWRDARMKFHQAVGLPAEKLKFHNHEKLAHYANAAVDIEYQFPFGFREMEGIHSRTDFDLKAHQDLSRKKQQYFDNDVDPATGKPYGNYIPYVVETSVGADRLFLAVFCNAFTKETVGEGEDQKERTYLKLHPALAPVKVAVFPLVRKDGLPEKAQEIVKSLRSEFRVVYEERDAIGKRYTRQDLIGTPFCIAVDYQSLDDNTVTIRYRDTTEQIRVPISELKARIGQEVSMERVLEKM comes from the coding sequence ATGACAGAAGTGAAAGTTTCTCCGGCGACCTCATTACAGGATATTATCGCCCACGCCAAAGAATATGGCTTCGTATTTCCGTCCTCTGAAATCTACGATGGCTTACAGGCCGTTTATGACTACGGTCAGAACGGCGTCGAACTGAAAAATAACCTCAAAACGCTGTGGTGGAAGGCCATGACGCAACTCCACGATAACGTTGTCGGGATTGATGCGTCGATTTTCATGCACCCGCTCACCTGGAAAGCGTCGGGCCACGTTGATTCGTTCAATGACCCGATGATCGATAACCGCGATTCGAAAAAACGCTATCGGGCCGATCAGCTTATTGAACTCAAAGCAGAATCGTACGAAAACGCGGGCGATGTTGAGCGTGGCCAGGCCTTGCGCAACGAACTTGGCCGTTTGCAAAGCGCCGAAGATATGGATGGCCTTCGCAGCCTGATTATTACCGAAGGTATTAAAGATCCTGTTTCAGGTACTGACAACTGGACAGAAGTTCGTCAGTTCAATCTGATGTTCTCTACTCAGGTCGGGTCGCTGGCCGAAGACGCCAGTTTGATTTATCTCCGTCCCGAAACCGCGCAGGGTATTTTTGTGAATTTCCTGAATGTTCAGAAAACGGGCCGGATGAAAATTCCGTTCGGGATTGCGCAGATTGGGAAAGCTTTCCGGAATGAAATCGTAGCCCGCCAGTTTACCTTCCGAATGCGCGAATTTGAGCAAATGGAAATGCAGTTTTTCGTTCGCCCAGGCACCGAAATGGAATGGTATGAACGCTGGCGCGATGCACGAATGAAATTCCACCAGGCAGTTGGACTTCCCGCTGAAAAACTCAAATTCCACAACCACGAAAAACTGGCTCACTATGCCAATGCGGCTGTGGATATTGAATATCAGTTCCCATTCGGTTTCCGCGAAATGGAAGGTATTCACTCCCGTACTGATTTTGACCTGAAAGCTCACCAGGATCTGAGCCGTAAAAAGCAGCAGTACTTCGATAATGATGTCGACCCGGCCACTGGAAAGCCTTATGGAAACTACATTCCCTACGTTGTTGAAACTTCGGTTGGGGCCGATCGGTTATTCCTGGCCGTTTTCTGTAATGCGTTCACGAAAGAAACCGTCGGCGAGGGAGAGGATCAAAAAGAGCGTACGTATCTGAAACTACATCCCGCCCTGGCACCCGTGAAAGTGGCTGTGTTTCCACTTGTGCGTAAGGATGGTTTACCTGAAAAAGCGCAGGAAATCGTTAAGAGCTTACGTTCGGAGTTTCGGGTTGTTTATGAAGAACGCGATGCTATCGGTAAGCGCTATACGCGCCAGGATCTGATTGGTACGCCGTTCTGTATTGCTGTCGATTATCAATCGCTCGACGATAATACGGTTACGATCCGATATCGGGATACGACCGAACAAATCCGGGTGCCGATTAGCGAACTGAAAGCTCGTATTGGGCAGGAGGTTTCGATGGAGCGGGTTCTGGAGAAGATGTAA
- a CDS encoding lipocalin family protein has protein sequence MKQQALLILFALFSIGFIGACSKESEVPTASGPIVGQWDINRYVISNLPASYSTLNGTINSNLGTDTYTFRVDSTYSEDYSSSNGTSKGNEEGKWSLRDSVLTLRPTMSTGQSPASYALKYLSDTGELSTGPYKSSGSVQNPDTHLNETVTYTLEFFYRKRY, from the coding sequence GTGAAACAACAAGCCTTACTTATCCTTTTCGCATTATTCTCCATTGGTTTTATTGGTGCCTGCTCCAAAGAAAGTGAGGTGCCAACCGCTTCAGGGCCAATTGTCGGTCAATGGGATATTAACCGGTATGTTATTTCCAATCTGCCCGCATCTTACTCCACATTAAACGGAACAATTAACAGTAATCTTGGCACAGATACCTACACGTTTCGGGTTGACTCGACCTATTCGGAGGATTATTCTTCATCCAACGGTACGTCAAAAGGGAATGAAGAAGGAAAATGGTCGTTACGAGATTCAGTATTAACGCTGCGCCCCACTATGTCGACGGGACAGTCGCCAGCTTCATATGCCCTGAAGTATTTATCGGATACAGGTGAACTATCTACGGGTCCGTATAAATCTTCGGGAAGCGTCCAGAATCCAGATACCCATCTAAACGAGACGGTTACCTATACGCTGGAATTCTTTTACCGAAAGCGCTATTGA
- a CDS encoding methylated-DNA--[protein]-cysteine S-methyltransferase, translating into MTTTIFDSPLGLVRVTGDEAGVSAISCVDVSPDEAVSTPTNLPQPVEQAVVQLTEYFAGTRQSFDFLMNPAGTTFQQTVWKALLDVPFGTTLSYLALTRRIGDEKAIRAVAAANGKNPLWIVVPCHRIIGSNGSLTGYAGGLWRKKWLQEHERGGSGQLSLF; encoded by the coding sequence ATGACAACAACCATTTTTGATTCCCCGCTTGGCCTTGTTCGTGTCACTGGCGATGAAGCTGGCGTTTCGGCCATATCCTGCGTCGACGTTTCACCCGATGAAGCGGTATCGACACCGACCAATTTACCCCAGCCTGTTGAACAGGCAGTCGTACAGTTGACCGAATACTTCGCCGGAACACGCCAATCGTTTGATTTTTTGATGAACCCGGCTGGAACGACTTTTCAGCAAACTGTCTGGAAAGCACTACTTGATGTTCCATTCGGCACCACACTTTCCTATTTGGCGCTTACCCGACGTATTGGTGATGAGAAGGCAATCAGAGCAGTAGCGGCTGCGAACGGTAAAAATCCGCTTTGGATTGTTGTTCCATGTCATCGTATCATCGGTTCCAATGGATCGCTGACAGGCTACGCGGGTGGACTCTGGCGAAAAAAATGGCTACAGGAGCATGAACGGGGCGGTTCAGGGCAATTGTCTTTGTTTTAA
- a CDS encoding pyridoxal phosphate-dependent aminotransferase gives MDEILKSDRLTHLKYDIRGPVYEKSLELESQGYKIISLNIGNPATFGFDAPDEIVHDIILNIRNAQGYSDSRGLFAARKAVMHHTQNIGLPGITINDIYIGNGVSELIMLSMQALLNEGDEVLIPTPDYPLWTASVAFCGGKPIHYVCDEAADWNPDLADLESKITDRTRAIVVINPNNPTGAVYAKSVLEGIARIAERHKLIVFSDEIYDRILYDGTLHYPIAKMVNDTLCITMGGLSKNYRAAGFRGGWMIMSGARHRAKSYIEGLTLLASMRLCANVPTQYAIQTALGGYQSIKDLVIPAGRLYKQIMLAYNRMTAIPGVSCVKPRGALYIFPRLDLSQFNIADDEEFVYDLLTEQKVLVVAGTGFNYLDKNHFRIVCLPTVDELTIALDRIEAFLESRRK, from the coding sequence ATGGATGAAATATTAAAAAGTGATCGGCTTACACATTTAAAGTACGACATTCGAGGGCCGGTTTATGAAAAATCGCTCGAGCTTGAAAGTCAGGGATATAAAATCATTAGCCTGAACATTGGCAATCCGGCGACATTCGGCTTCGATGCGCCCGACGAAATCGTTCACGACATCATCCTAAATATTCGTAACGCGCAGGGTTATTCTGACTCGCGTGGACTGTTTGCAGCCCGCAAGGCTGTTATGCACCATACCCAGAATATTGGCTTGCCCGGCATTACGATTAATGACATTTACATCGGCAATGGTGTCAGTGAGTTGATCATGCTATCGATGCAGGCACTGTTGAATGAAGGTGACGAAGTATTGATCCCAACGCCCGATTATCCACTCTGGACAGCTTCAGTAGCCTTCTGTGGCGGTAAACCCATCCATTATGTTTGTGATGAAGCAGCTGACTGGAACCCCGATCTGGCCGATCTGGAAAGTAAAATCACGGACAGAACGCGGGCCATCGTTGTCATAAATCCTAACAATCCAACGGGTGCTGTCTACGCTAAATCCGTATTGGAAGGCATCGCCCGTATCGCCGAACGACATAAACTTATCGTATTCTCCGACGAAATCTACGACCGGATTCTCTACGATGGAACCCTGCATTACCCGATTGCCAAGATGGTTAACGATACGCTCTGCATCACGATGGGCGGCTTATCGAAAAACTACCGGGCAGCCGGTTTCCGGGGTGGATGGATGATTATGAGTGGCGCAAGGCATCGCGCCAAATCGTATATCGAAGGGCTGACCTTATTGGCCAGTATGCGGCTCTGCGCCAACGTTCCGACCCAATATGCTATCCAAACCGCTCTTGGCGGCTACCAGAGTATTAAAGATTTAGTCATTCCAGCCGGGAGGCTCTACAAACAGATTATGCTGGCCTACAACCGCATGACCGCCATTCCGGGCGTGTCGTGCGTGAAACCCAGGGGCGCTTTGTATATTTTCCCAAGACTTGATCTGAGCCAGTTCAACATTGCCGATGATGAAGAGTTCGTCTACGATTTACTGACCGAGCAAAAAGTGCTGGTTGTAGCAGGAACTGGCTTCAATTACCTGGATAAGAACCACTTCCGTATCGTGTGTCTGCCTACGGTCGATGAACTAACCATAGCGTTGGATCGAATTGAAGCGTTTCTCGAAAGTCGACGGAAATAG
- a CDS encoding MBL fold metallo-hydrolase, protein MLTLSACAPRYRGPVTDHFDGKKFFNPGMPERTSGGLLKWLLHRDKGPWPDQPDAFVGPRPATRIDGDSLVVTFVNHSTFLLQTSGLNILTDPVWSKRVGPTSWLGVKRKRPPGLRFEDLPPIDVVLLSHNHYDHLDLPTLRKLVKTHNPLFITPLGVSYLPKSVDGRTTREVDWNHTLRINRKLLLTCTQAQHFSNRGMGDRDETLWCGYLLHMDFGTIYFCGDSGYGPHFSHIAEQASRSATGSIKLALLPIGSYRPEWFMAPVHVSPAGAVQAFIDTKAQQAIGIHFGTFQQGDDGLFEPVTDLRKALHEKNIPENRFLVPQEGRAITFKK, encoded by the coding sequence ATGCTGACTCTTTCAGCCTGTGCGCCCCGTTACAGAGGCCCCGTTACGGACCATTTCGACGGTAAAAAATTTTTCAATCCTGGCATGCCCGAACGCACATCGGGCGGACTCTTAAAATGGCTTCTGCATCGTGACAAAGGGCCTTGGCCAGATCAGCCTGATGCCTTTGTAGGCCCTCGTCCAGCTACCCGTATTGATGGTGATAGTCTGGTCGTTACATTCGTGAATCACTCTACGTTCCTGCTTCAGACGAGTGGGCTTAACATACTGACAGACCCGGTCTGGTCGAAACGGGTTGGCCCTACATCGTGGCTGGGTGTCAAGCGGAAACGGCCTCCAGGATTACGTTTTGAGGATTTACCACCCATTGATGTTGTGCTGTTAAGCCATAATCATTACGACCATCTCGACCTACCGACCCTAAGGAAACTGGTAAAAACACACAATCCACTTTTTATAACACCACTTGGGGTATCGTATCTGCCCAAATCGGTAGACGGTCGCACAACGCGCGAAGTAGACTGGAATCACACCCTGCGTATAAACAGAAAACTGCTCTTAACCTGCACCCAGGCCCAACATTTCAGCAATCGGGGCATGGGCGATCGCGACGAAACACTCTGGTGCGGTTATCTGCTTCATATGGACTTTGGCACGATCTATTTCTGTGGCGACAGTGGCTACGGACCTCATTTCAGCCACATTGCCGAACAGGCATCCCGCAGTGCAACGGGGTCGATCAAGCTAGCTCTGCTGCCTATTGGTTCCTATCGACCCGAATGGTTTATGGCTCCAGTTCACGTGTCACCAGCCGGTGCCGTGCAGGCGTTTATCGATACGAAAGCCCAACAGGCTATTGGCATACATTTTGGCACCTTTCAACAGGGCGACGATGGTTTGTTCGAACCTGTCACAGATTTACGCAAAGCGCTGCATGAGAAAAATATTCCGGAAAATCGATTTCTGGTACCTCAGGAAGGGCGGGCTATTACGTTTAAAAAATAG